A window of Eubacterium sp. 1001713B170207_170306_E7 contains these coding sequences:
- a CDS encoding glycoside hydrolase domain-containing protein — protein sequence MDQKVLMTQKWLNATYKNLNGYISCTEDGQTGNGTVASLISALQIEIGVSTPTGEFGPMTAELCPTVQSGAKGHIVNIIQGGLWCKGFSSQDLTQDFDNTTVSGVNQFKMAAGLTADGKVDAKTMKGLLSTDAVVLISGGDSRIRAIQQALNNKYSAYFWMDLNICPCDGVYGRNTCNALLYAFQKEVGIDAPNGVFGPGTAQGANDHNVALNSKQTALVYLLQYMLYVNGFNPGSFNGIFDTSVENAVINFQSLMALEADGWVGLSTWAALLISKGNVDRSCNACDCTDRITNQRAQYLKSIGINYVGRYITGYWAVSISEISLILEAGMKFVPIFERSGNDLSGNMDVTDASYFTHEQGRQDALYAASTAQELGLPENTTIYFAVDFDAYDFEVDSNILEYFRALSVYLLHYNVGIYGPRNVCTRVSNAGYAQTSYVADMSTGFSGNIGVRIPSNWAFDQFYETSYGSGDSQINIDKVMASGQDTGVSSLTIPNVAKGLCNEMLKILHIDPSIGWNWNQKTTIPGPFIDIEYKFGLSGSFTPMVDTSTIPSSDKATITINNGEFEKGDITTAEKILDTLTATNKAIINASGGIQTSVAFANSINHGTLTISFSTVDGFPTFNIQVKQLVYSTSVENRNVYFEISFKMKGQPDYQQDLDNIVANHRALLYTGGIVLAIILLIAAVPTGGLTASTGAALMIAVLLAINTYNN from the coding sequence ATGGATCAAAAAGTATTAATGACGCAGAAATGGTTAAATGCAACCTATAAAAATTTAAATGGTTATATCTCATGTACAGAAGATGGTCAAACAGGGAATGGCACGGTGGCATCTTTAATTTCAGCTCTGCAAATTGAAATTGGCGTCTCTACACCAACCGGTGAGTTTGGCCCAATGACCGCAGAGCTTTGTCCAACCGTCCAAAGTGGCGCGAAAGGCCATATTGTCAATATTATTCAGGGCGGGTTGTGGTGTAAGGGGTTCTCTTCCCAAGATCTGACTCAGGATTTTGACAATACTACCGTTTCTGGTGTAAACCAATTTAAAATGGCAGCTGGTCTTACCGCTGACGGGAAAGTGGATGCAAAAACTATGAAAGGCTTATTATCCACAGATGCTGTCGTTTTAATTTCAGGCGGTGACAGCCGCATTCGAGCCATTCAGCAGGCACTTAACAATAAATACAGTGCTTACTTCTGGATGGACTTGAATATCTGTCCTTGTGATGGGGTCTATGGCAGAAACACCTGCAACGCGCTGCTCTATGCATTTCAGAAAGAAGTAGGCATTGATGCGCCAAACGGTGTATTCGGCCCTGGCACAGCACAAGGCGCGAATGACCATAACGTTGCGTTAAACAGCAAACAGACCGCTTTAGTTTACCTGCTTCAATATATGCTCTATGTCAATGGATTTAACCCAGGCTCTTTTAATGGTATTTTTGATACCAGTGTTGAAAATGCTGTGATCAATTTCCAGAGCCTCATGGCACTGGAGGCCGATGGCTGGGTTGGATTGTCAACCTGGGCGGCTCTGCTGATCAGCAAGGGAAATGTAGATCGCAGCTGCAATGCCTGTGATTGTACAGACCGCATCACAAACCAGCGTGCTCAGTATCTAAAAAGTATTGGGATTAACTATGTTGGAAGATATATTACAGGTTATTGGGCTGTATCCATTTCAGAAATCAGTTTAATTCTGGAAGCTGGAATGAAGTTTGTTCCTATCTTTGAACGATCCGGGAATGATTTATCCGGGAACATGGATGTTACCGATGCGAGCTACTTTACCCATGAACAGGGACGACAGGACGCTTTATATGCTGCATCAACGGCCCAAGAGTTAGGTCTTCCCGAGAATACAACAATTTACTTTGCTGTCGATTTTGATGCTTATGATTTTGAGGTAGACAGCAATATTCTCGAATATTTCAGAGCACTTTCAGTATATTTACTCCATTACAATGTGGGAATTTATGGACCGCGTAATGTCTGCACTCGAGTCTCAAATGCAGGTTATGCCCAAACAAGCTATGTCGCGGATATGTCAACAGGCTTTTCAGGTAATATTGGTGTACGTATTCCAAGTAATTGGGCCTTTGATCAATTTTATGAAACAAGCTATGGCTCTGGTGATTCGCAAATTAATATTGATAAGGTAATGGCTTCAGGACAGGATACCGGGGTTTCATCTCTTACTATACCCAATGTCGCTAAAGGACTTTGTAATGAAATGCTTAAAATTCTACACATTGATCCAAGTATTGGCTGGAATTGGAATCAGAAAACCACTATTCCTGGGCCGTTCATTGATATTGAATACAAGTTCGGTCTGAGTGGTTCATTTACGCCAATGGTAGACACCAGTACCATTCCTTCAAGTGATAAAGCCACAATTACTATTAACAACGGCGAATTTGAAAAAGGAGACATTACTACCGCAGAAAAAATTTTAGATACTTTAACAGCGACCAATAAAGCTATCATCAATGCTTCTGGAGGTATTCAAACATCCGTTGCTTTTGCCAACAGTATTAATCATGGTACGCTTACCATTTCATTTTCAACCGTTGATGGATTCCCAACATTTAATATTCAGGTAAAACAGTTAGTCTACAGTACATCCGTTGAAAACAGAAATGTTTATTTCGAAATTTCCTTTAAAATGAAAGGACAACCGGATTATCAACAGGATCTTGATAATATTGTTGCAAATCATAGAGCACTTTTATATACAGGTGGGATTGTTTTAGCGATAATACTTCTGATAGCCGCTGTTCCAACGGGCGGTCTTACTGCATCTACTGG